From Mucilaginibacter gotjawali:
ATATTAACAGATTGGACGGTTTTGAATGCATTTTATATAGCGTATTAATTACATGCCAGGCAAATAAGGGTAGCCTCCACGAGGCAAAACAGGATTATGGTTATTGTTTCTACAAAGCGGTAGACCCTACGGGTCATAGAATTCAGTAGCCTATAAAAAATATTATGGAAGCCCATTCAATGCGAAGCTATACTACAAACGGGAAAGCCTCACCCGCGACTCCCAACTACTTTTCAAACGCCGCCGTTAATTTGGCCTGGAACTTTTCCACCTTATTTTTTACAGGCTTTACGGTTCTCAGGTAGGCGTAAATTGCTTTAAGGTCGCCGTCATTCATGCCGGCATAATCATACCAGGGCATCAGGGTTTGAAAATCTTCTTTTTCAACCCGGGCAGCTTTCGACCGGTCATTATAGGTTTTAAACCTCGCCAAAAATTGCGCCTCGGTCCAGGTGCCGATGCCGGTTGCTTTATCAGGCGTAATATTTGACGACCGTACAATATGACCGTTGACCTGGTATTCGTGCCCGCCCGCAAACTCCAGCCCGGCAATCAGTTTGCCCTTATCATCCTGCGAATGGCATTCTTTGCAGGCTGTGGCATTGGTAAGGTATTCGCCGTATTTAAGGGTATCTGTGGCAGGGGGAATTTCGGAAAGGGGCGCCTTTTGCGGCATCGTGTGCACCAGGATATTCAACGGAAAATTGAGCGTTGATTTCGGATAGTCGGCCACGATAGGTTTTAAAGTGCGCAGGTAGGCGATGATGGCATACACATCTTCCCTGCTTAATTTTGAATAATACGGCCAGGGCATCAGCGGAAAGATGGCCTCGCCGTTTTTGCGTACGCCGCTGGTGATGGCACGAAAGATCTCGCCATCGGTCCAGTCTTTTAACTTATAAGGTGTAATATTGGGCACATGAACCGAACCCGGGAAGCCAACCGATGCGTCAAAGGCTTCCCCGCCGCCGCCCAAGGTACCATCCACTATCGGCGCGGCTAATTTTGTCCAGTCGCGCTTTGAATGGCAGTCAACACATAAAGTAACATGATTGGCCAGGTATTGGCCGCGAGCTATCCGTTGCGGGGTTAAGGCCACGGTAATATTTTCAGGCTTACCCACATCGGGCAAGGCAAGTGTGACATAGGAAATAACAGAAACAATCACCAATACGATCAGGATCACCGCGTAAAGCAGTACTTTCTTAAATTTCTTCATGGTTTTCGGTTGAAAATATTGTCATAAAAATAAACTCATTTTTATAATTTCCAAAATATTCAACCCTGAAAATCAAAAAATTAAGAAAAGAAAAGGCGCAAAAAATAAATTCGCGCCTCCCCTGTTTATTCTTTTTTTCTTCTTCCGGACTTTCGGACTTCCGGACTACCCTCAATTCACCTGCTCTATGGATGAAGCGCCCGACTTATCATTGCTGATACTTGGGTGCCCTTTATATTTAACTTCCGATGCACCGCTTGAATGTACGTTCAGGTTGTTGAGCACATTTACTTCGCAATGGCTGGCGCCCGAGGATTCGATGCCACATGTGCCTACTACAAAATCAAGGGCGTAAACATGGCCCACGCCGCTGATGTTGATATTGTGCGAGGTTGCCTGTCCTTTTAAATTCAATTCGGTGGCGCCGCTGCCGGTAGTCGTCACGTTGGCGGCATTCAGGTCCAGATTAACCTTGGTAGCGCCCGAAAGGTTGATAGCCAGGTCCCTGGTCACCAATTTGCCATCGCCATCTACCTCTACCGCTCCCGAAGCTTTGATCTCTTCCAGGTTTTTAACGCCAATGGTAACCAAAATCAGCCCGTTACAGAAACTCTTTTTGCTATATATCCGGAGTTTATCTCCCTGCAGGTTTGTTTTAATATATTTCAAAAGGTTGTCATCTGCCGTTATTTTTATCGCAAATGTGCTGTCCTGCTTTAGGGTGACTTTATATCCGCCCGAAATACTGATCCTGCTGAACTGACCGACATTCCGGTCTTCGGATACCTGGTGGCCCGACCCGTGAATGCAATTGAGATTGCATGCCGATAAGCCGAACGCAGTAAAACCGGCAACCAGCGCCAGTATAGTTATTTGTATCTTTTTCATCATTTTTTGATTTAGTTATTTGACTACAGTTTATTGCTTAAAGTTACATTAAATTGGTTGATTGGGTTGGATTAGTTGATTGGGTTGATCGAGTTTAATAGTTGATTAAGTTGATTGGGTTGACTAAGATAAAAAGAACAAGATTGGGTTGATTAAATTCCGGGTGCCGAAGCTAACCACTCACCTAATCAACCCAATCAACTTAATCAACTAATTCTAACTTAATCAACCAATTACAAACCTGCAAATTCATCTTCAACGGGTTTGGCTGCTGCTACCCCTACGGTTTGGGTTTTTGAAACCTTACCGGCTTCAAGGTTGGTGCTGCTTACGTTTTCGGCGTGGTTGTATTTCAGGTCGAGTTCGTTTACGCGGCCACTGATGCTAGCTTTTGCCTGGTCGGCTACGGTTACTTTAGCGTTAAAAGCATCGAGGCTAAGTTTTGCGGTAGCATTGTTATGTAAGTCGACTGTAAATTCAATCCCTGAAAAATCACCGAATGATTTTACATCGGCATTATCATAAACTGATACTGAACGAAGATCGGCTGCGGTAACCCAAACTACCAATTTTTCGGCTTTGTAGGAAGCGATGCTCAACACGCCGTTGCGGCTTTTTATCAGGGCGCTTTCTGCATAATATTTATTGTAAACTTTAACCTGGTCGGCATTACCGTCGGAGATATATAATTGAACGTTTCCGCGCACTTCAATTTTGCTGATGTTGCTGATGTCGGTTAACACAGTTACATTTTCTTTTTGGTAGTATCTGCGTAAGTTGTTGCTGCTATTCCGGTACTTAAAACAAGTGCTGTGAATAATGTTATGATTTGAGTTTTCATGATGTTTGATTTGTTTTTTAATGGCCATGAAGCTATCTCAAGCGTTGTTTGTTTTTTTGTGGTTGCTTTCGATGGTTTCATGATATGTTGTATTTGATTGTCTTTTAATATTTCTGTTTCTAATTACACCAATAAGACGACTACAGCACAGATCCGTTACAGCAAAAAGGCCTCAAATAGGTACAGGAAGTGGTTTTATCGGTAAAGCTGGGGTTGGAGTCGGTGAAAAGGATTCAAGGAATTTGTAGAGACGCGATGCTTCGCGTCTTTGAACGAATGATAGGACCTTTGTTAAATTCAACAGGCACAGGGGTCAGAGACGCGAGGCATCGCGTCTCTACAGCGGATAAACAAAAATACCATACCGGGCGACGCACCCGGAAAGCCTGCCCCATACCTTCGATCAAATACCTCAAATACACCTCCGGATTATTCAGAAACGATTTCGTCACCGCAGGCTCGCTAACCGGACCCGGCAGTGGAGTATGCTTGTTGATTTGTACATATCCGGCTGGCATCCACACCCGCTAATATCATCATCCGCAGGTTCCTCTGCGAGAGAACCTGCGGGGACAAATTGCCGGCACTAAAAAGCTGTTTAAAAATGATTTTATAAGGAATCGTAGAGACGCGATGCATCGCGTCTTTGAACGGGTGACAGAATTTGTGATAAATTCAACAAACACCGGGTTTGGAGACGCGATGCATCGCGTCTCTACCGCGAATAACCAAAAATACTATACCATTTTAACCCTCAGGATACGCTTTTTCGTCTCGGCAGGGTCTCCAAGGGGACCCTGCGGTGGAGGCCGCCCGGTGATTTGTGCTTGATCATCCACAGGTTCCTCTGCGCGAGCACCCGCGGGCACAGCAAATTTAATTGGCAAATTACTTACTACCCCCCACCGGTAAAAATTGAAACCGGCCCCTGGTAAAATTGATTAAATTGTGGTGAATAAACCAGGTTCGGCCCAAATAATTTTCGGTGGCGCCAAAACCAAGCATTAAATGGTCGTTTTTCTTCAAAAATGCCAGCGGATTGCGGTAAACGGTTCTTTTGGCGCCATCGGCGAAGGTATATTCGGCAAATAAGGTATCCTTTGTAAAACGGCCTTTAATTTCGCCGTGATCAAATTCTTTTTCAAATGCCAATGGTTCAAGCTCGCCATATTTTATGGTTAAGCGCCCCAGTACCCGGCCGCCCGGCATCATTTTATATTTTAAAAAAGCGCTGTCCTTTTGATAAATGGCTAAGTAGCATTGCTCCGGGCTTTTGCTGAGTTTGTAATTTTCGGCATCTTGCTGCGCGGCGTTCTTTGCGTAGTGTCCGCATCCCGACAAGAAAACTGCGGCTAAAAAAATCAATCCGTAAAGTCCGTTTTTCATCTTTAAATATAGCTTATTTTATAACAAGGTCATCTGCAGGTTGCTCTTCGGGTTTAAGTTAACCTACAAAATTTGATCATGTGGAATAGCCTCCGATTTAACCAAACGTTCCTACGGAACGCCGTTATTGGTAATTATATTTTCTACCAACCAAACGTCCCTCCGGGACGAAAAAACAAAAAAAACGCTCCAAAGGAACGCCTGATCGGTAGAAATCGATCAAAAAACGCATTTTCGTCTCCGCAGGGTCTCCAACGGGACCCTGCGGTGGAGTATGTTTGTTGATTTGTACTAATCCCGGTCATCTCAATACCTGCAAACATCATCAGCCGCAGATTCCTCTGCGAGAAAACCTGCGCGGACAAATTTTTTTTTCGCCACACTATCCATAAAGCAGTAAACAGCTGACTAACAGCAACTTGAATGGAAATCTTCAAAAAGACCTATTTAATATTAGTTGATTATCAACAACTTAGCCAAAAACAGCAATTTGTTAAAACATGAAACATACTGATAATGAGTGTGTTTCACAGCGTTCCGGAATGTTCCGCAGAAAAATGGAACGCTCAGGCCGCTTGCTTACCCCTCCATCAAATGCCTCAAATACACAGCCGGATTATCCAGAAACGATTTGGTAAGCGAATAATGCTCGGTGTCTTCGTAGCTGGTTTCGCGCACGCCAGCCTCATCAAATTGGTAGATGGTGGCGCCCGGGTAACAGATGAGCATCGGCGAGTGGGTGGCGATGAGAAATTGCGCCCGGCCGCTTTTATCGAGCTGGTGGATCACCGACATAAAGGCCAGGATCCTGGCTGGCGACAGGGCCGCTTCGGGCTCATCGAGGATATAGATGCCTGCTTCAAACTGGTTATTAAACAGGCTGAGGAACGACTCGCCATGCGACTGCTCATGCAGCGACCGCCCGCCGTAAGCCTGCAGAATACGGCCGTCATCCACCGCCAGTTCGTCAATATAGGAAGCGAAATTGAAGAAGCTTTCGGCCCGCATAAAAAAGCCTTCGGTAATTCTTTTCGGCGTCCAACCCAACCCAACATGCCCCGCCAGTGCCGATTCATAGCCTTCAAAACGGTGGCCGGTATTTTTATTGTGGTTGCGGTTACCGCCCCGCAGGCTAAAACCGCATTGCTCCGCAATGCCCTCCAGCAGGGTGGATTTCCCCGAACCATTCTCGCCGACAAAAAAAGTAACGTTAGTTTTCAGTTCGAGCCGCAAACCATTACTGAGGCATGGGATCTGTTGCAGGTAACTGCCATCCCGCATGGGCGGGAGCGATATGCGGGATAAAAATGGCATGTGCTGTTGCTTTGTTGTTTTAAAACAAATTTAGGATTTTGATCTTGCTTTCGGAACCGCCTCCGCCTGTTTAAGTTCTTCACTTAAACAGGCGATTATAAAATCCTGCAATCCTTTAACGGCCAAGCCTTCTTGAACACCGTTAAAAACAAACAATAAGTGAAAAATCCTACGAATCTTAGTTCAGACGCACTACCCTCAAATAATCCACCATGGCCTGGTTAATATCGCCGTTCATGTTTTCATTTGCCGGTTTAAACTGCAGGCTCAGGATATGCTTCCCTTTAGTGAGTTTGAGTTGTACCGCGTTGCTGAAACCCCACTCCGACCATACCCCTTTCCCGCGTTGCGGGAAAACGATTGTTCCTGCAAAATGTCCATCTGCATCCAGGGTTCGGATGGCGCATTTGTTTTCGGTATTGATGGGACCGTTACCGTTGGCGTATTTAAAATCAATGGCGTAAACACCGGTTTGGGTAATATTGACAGGGATGTTGATGGTAGTGTTTTTAGTCTTGCTGATCTCCACAAAACCACTTCCCGAAAATCCCTCGTAAGGCAGGTCGGATTTATCAGCAACGGTTTCTGCTTCGGTAACAGACACCACACTGGCGGGGATCACCTGTACAGGCTCGCTGTTAAATGAGCTTACGCCTTTTGCATCCACGCTGGCCACCTGGTATTCCGCATACGCGTTGGTTGGCACTTTAGCGCTATGTGCGTTTGTTGTAAGTATGATTTTACCATTTTTCAGGACGTGATAGCTGATTGCTCCTGGTATTTTATCCCAATTTAAAGTTCCGTTTTGGTAACTGGCCATCGGCGTTTCGGGCGCGGTGTAGCCGGGCAGCAAGTTGCTTTTACCGGTTACAAGGTTATCCGCCAAAATAATTTTAACAATGTGCTTACCTGTTAAACTTGCAGGTATAATTGCCCCAGGCAAGGCTTTGCCGTCAAGACTGATACTTTTTACCACGTTGCCAAAACCACTCATGCTGATATTTAACACAGCGTTGCGGTATGTATAATTTTGAAGCGAACGCTCGCCGGCCAATGCTTTTGGCACAAAAGGTTGAAACTGCAGGCTGCTTTCGTTGTAATGGATGCCGAACAATACCTTATACACTAAAGAGATATTACCGGACAGGCTCCAGAGCATATTGCTGGAATTGATCTGCGTACCGGCATAATCACCATCTGTTGCCACCATATTTTCCTTGTTGGTTAAAAACATGGCTGCGGGCCGGTAAACCGCGCTGATGGCCCTCATCAAGGAGTTTTCATCACCCGCTTTGGCCGATGCCATGGCCCAATAACTTTCTACAAAGGGCCATATCGCGTTGTTGTGATAGGGCAAAATACCGGGGATCTGCGGATAGATACACGGGATGCCAAAATCGTTTACAGGTGTATGGCTGATCACGCTCTGCGCGTTCGGCCCGGCTGCATCGAATAACACTGCCAGCGCCTCGCCCAAGCCTTCAGATCTGGGCGATAGTGTTTTATAATTGCGCCCGTACAGGTATTGCCCGTAATAACCTTTTTCAGGGATCCATAAATGCTCACGGATACCTTTTTTGATGGTCTCGGCCCTTTCGCTGTATAAAGCAGCGGCGCCCGGGTCTTTTAGCAAAGCAGCCATTTGAGACAATACTTTATTTACCTGGTAATGCACCACATTGGTGCCCAAACATTCGGATTCATAAATATCAGCAGGTTGCATCCATTTGGGGTAAGTCTCTTCGCGCCAGTCTAAAAAGGATGATTCCCCCCTCACCAGGCCGGTTTGCTTGTCGTACACGTTTAATGCATCATCATCTGCTGAATTTTTCACAATGCGGTAAGCTTTCTGCAGCCAGTTTTTGTCGCCTGTTACTTTATAAACCTCATAGGCCGCCACTGCCCAGATCATCCTGTCTGACGAGCAGGGGTAAGCGCCGCCAGTGCCGGTATCCTGTATAATACGGTCGTTTTTAACCTTCCGCATCAGGCTGTAAACAGCTACTTTTGGTTGCAGCACCGCCATGGATAAAATAATGCTGTAGCTGATGTCCCTTGTCCAAACCCCGCCCCACTCCTTCCCCGTGCGGAACGTACTATCCGGCTCAACGGCCTTTTGCATTTCTTCCAAAGCCAGGTTGTACACCGCATCGCTTATCTTATACCCCGAATGGTATTGCGGAAAGGCACTTGCATCGCGTGTCATTGTCCACGATGAAGCAATCTTATTTTCGTCTTCCGGTTTATTTAAAATCAGGGTGGTTTCGTAGATGCCATCGCCATCCGGGTCTTTTAATTCCAGGTCGGGATGGTTAACCAGGTTATTGAAATCCCAGATCATCGGTGCGGTATTTCCCGCTACAAAAACACCTTTAAAATCATTTTTATAAATTTTATCACCATTAGCACAAGTATAAAAACCTCTTTCCTTAAATGCATTAAGCACCGGGTTCATATTCAACCGTATTTTTATTTGCGTTGATGGTTGTAGAAAAGTTATTGCGGCAGTTACTTTCTGCACCTTATCTGGCCCGCCAAATTCAATTACCGGTGTTTCATTGGACTGTGCCATACAGGTAAAGTGATGGTTAACGCCGGGCGTCATTTCATTATCCTTACCGTTGATGCTGAATTTAAATTCAATAACCGGGCTTTTAAACATATTTGCCGGGCTGCGGTAATCAGAAGTGAGCGAGGTTGATGATAAGGCCCTGGCTGTATATTTTCCCTGTGCCACACGATCTGGATATACAGTATAGGCTTTTGAAGTATAAATGGGTTTATTATCCTGGGCGATGGCGGATGTGCCTAACAGCAACAATCCCCCGAATATGCGGAGCGGCGTTTTCATGAAAATTAATTTGGCAATAAAATAAGGTATAAATAAGCTAAAACAAAAATCCATTACACCAGGTAATTTAATTCACAATCATTCTTAAGTCAGCATAACCTGTAACCCCGATACGTCCGCATTAAATCATGATTTATAAGGCGTTAGTTTCCTGCGCAAATTGCTCTATAAAAAAAGCCGCCTGTATGATCAGGCGGCTTTCCAGATTATATGTTGAACTTTTGCAAAAGTTGAACTTAGATACCTACCATATCCTCGTCTGCTGCGGTAGGGAAGTTAATTTTCTTTTCGTTAAAATGAGCTGCTTTAAAATTGCCATTATTTACTGTTGCCGCAAAATTATGGCTCAGGCTGAATTCGTTAGCCGATCCACTCAGGTCAGCTCTAGCGCGATCATAGACTGACACGCTTGCGCTGAATACGTCTAAATTTAATTTGGCGGTTGCATTGTCATGCAGCTCTACATTAAAGTCGATATTAGATAACTGACCGAAAGATTTTACGTCAGAATTGTCGTAAACCGAAACAGAGGTTAATTGATTTGCGCTAACCCAAACAACCAATTTCTCAGTGCTGTAAGATGCGATATTTAAAATACCGTTTTTTGTTTGAACCACGGCACTTTCAGAATAAAATTTGTTATACACTTTTACCTGGTCGGTTGTTGCGTTTGAAATATATAGCTCAACATTCCCGCGAACTTCAATTTTATTGATGGCGCTGATGTTAGATAAAGTA
This genomic window contains:
- a CDS encoding alpha-L-rhamnosidase-related protein, producing the protein MKTPLRIFGGLLLLGTSAIAQDNKPIYTSKAYTVYPDRVAQGKYTARALSSTSLTSDYRSPANMFKSPVIEFKFSINGKDNEMTPGVNHHFTCMAQSNETPVIEFGGPDKVQKVTAAITFLQPSTQIKIRLNMNPVLNAFKERGFYTCANGDKIYKNDFKGVFVAGNTAPMIWDFNNLVNHPDLELKDPDGDGIYETTLILNKPEDENKIASSWTMTRDASAFPQYHSGYKISDAVYNLALEEMQKAVEPDSTFRTGKEWGGVWTRDISYSIILSMAVLQPKVAVYSLMRKVKNDRIIQDTGTGGAYPCSSDRMIWAVAAYEVYKVTGDKNWLQKAYRIVKNSADDDALNVYDKQTGLVRGESSFLDWREETYPKWMQPADIYESECLGTNVVHYQVNKVLSQMAALLKDPGAAALYSERAETIKKGIREHLWIPEKGYYGQYLYGRNYKTLSPRSEGLGEALAVLFDAAGPNAQSVISHTPVNDFGIPCIYPQIPGILPYHNNAIWPFVESYWAMASAKAGDENSLMRAISAVYRPAAMFLTNKENMVATDGDYAGTQINSSNMLWSLSGNISLVYKVLFGIHYNESSLQFQPFVPKALAGERSLQNYTYRNAVLNISMSGFGNVVKSISLDGKALPGAIIPASLTGKHIVKIILADNLVTGKSNLLPGYTAPETPMASYQNGTLNWDKIPGAISYHVLKNGKIILTTNAHSAKVPTNAYAEYQVASVDAKGVSSFNSEPVQVIPASVVSVTEAETVADKSDLPYEGFSGSGFVEISKTKNTTINIPVNITQTGVYAIDFKYANGNGPINTENKCAIRTLDADGHFAGTIVFPQRGKGVWSEWGFSNAVQLKLTKGKHILSLQFKPANENMNGDINQAMVDYLRVVRLN
- a CDS encoding AAA family ATPase yields the protein MPFLSRISLPPMRDGSYLQQIPCLSNGLRLELKTNVTFFVGENGSGKSTLLEGIAEQCGFSLRGGNRNHNKNTGHRFEGYESALAGHVGLGWTPKRITEGFFMRAESFFNFASYIDELAVDDGRILQAYGGRSLHEQSHGESFLSLFNNQFEAGIYILDEPEAALSPARILAFMSVIHQLDKSGRAQFLIATHSPMLICYPGATIYQFDEAGVRETSYEDTEHYSLTKSFLDNPAVYLRHLMEG
- a CDS encoding c-type cytochrome; the encoded protein is MKKFKKVLLYAVILIVLVIVSVISYVTLALPDVGKPENITVALTPQRIARGQYLANHVTLCVDCHSKRDWTKLAAPIVDGTLGGGGEAFDASVGFPGSVHVPNITPYKLKDWTDGEIFRAITSGVRKNGEAIFPLMPWPYYSKLSREDVYAIIAYLRTLKPIVADYPKSTLNFPLNILVHTMPQKAPLSEIPPATDTLKYGEYLTNATACKECHSQDDKGKLIAGLEFAGGHEYQVNGHIVRSSNITPDKATGIGTWTEAQFLARFKTYNDRSKAARVEKEDFQTLMPWYDYAGMNDGDLKAIYAYLRTVKPVKNKVEKFQAKLTAAFEK
- a CDS encoding GIN domain-containing protein, translating into MKKSILSIITLLTIVFGITNLTNAAPLNSNYVTTLSNISAINKIEVRGNVELYISNATTDQVKVYNKFYSESAVVQTKNGILNIASYSTEKLVVWVSANQLTSVSVYDNSDVKSFGQLSNIDFNVELHDNATAKLNLDVFSASVSVYDRARADLSGSANEFSLSHNFAATVNNGNFKAAHFNEKKINFPTAADEDMVGI
- a CDS encoding GIN domain-containing protein, with protein sequence MLTDISNISKIEVRGNVQLYISDGNADQVKVYNKYYAESALIKSRNGVLSIASYKAEKLVVWVTAADLRSVSVYDNADVKSFGDFSGIEFTVDLHNNATAKLSLDAFNAKVTVADQAKASISGRVNELDLKYNHAENVSSTNLEAGKVSKTQTVGVAAAKPVEDEFAGL
- a CDS encoding head GIN domain-containing protein codes for the protein MMKKIQITILALVAGFTAFGLSACNLNCIHGSGHQVSEDRNVGQFSRISISGGYKVTLKQDSTFAIKITADDNLLKYIKTNLQGDKLRIYSKKSFCNGLILVTIGVKNLEEIKASGAVEVDGDGKLVTRDLAINLSGATKVNLDLNAANVTTTGSGATELNLKGQATSHNINISGVGHVYALDFVVGTCGIESSGASHCEVNVLNNLNVHSSGASEVKYKGHPSISNDKSGASSIEQVN